The Pedobacter roseus genome contains a region encoding:
- a CDS encoding hybrid sensor histidine kinase/response regulator transcription factor → MMKPRFSAIGFCLMLLICTSLYAQKPIVFNHLTMENGLSQNSVMAIAQDKNQLIWMGTRHGLNRYDGYRFKIYNSSSDNQNSISDNVITTLLSDSKGRLWVGTENGLNLYNEKSDRFIRINKKSSSQSFSCDSVECVYEDPQKNIWIGTYNGLNLVLNAEKQVFKKFLFDKPERKTGVNYILSVIKDDQQNIWAGTVNGLVRIYLVKGKYHFEIFRHKAGDSNSISSNAVKSIVIDKQKRLWLGTYNGLNLFDYQHKTFTRYQTSATDANSIVNNDIRKLTCDKRGNIWIGTQEGLSILDPNTRKFSNYRYDPEQSSGLSQNSIHSILQDLNGSMYVGTFYKGVNVVYPSATPFTVYRNSKKQQGLSSNIVSAMAEDQYHNLWIGTEGGGLNYVNRSKNTFTYYRSEPNNSNGLNSNLIKTLCLDKTGQLLVGTHRGGLYVFNPSAQNFRKIINVKDVKNSPGGAEVIAITEDSNGMVWVGSRDGLSTLYKTNGVYAGTTVKSILEKSIRNKYIQVIFEDQAKNLWIGTRAGLYVYNPSSKRITAYYQNKANAKGLKSEYINCIMQLKNGNIGIGTALGGLSIFDNKSRKFKNYNEKDGLPNSNVFGIIEDEEKNLWISTDKGLSKLVTSTGKFINYTKSDGLAGNNFNISSFLKDSHCELFFGGYDGLTAFYPKQIDINKNVAPITFTGLKLFNQPVEVNSSDGILRGAIQNTPQITFKHDQNNFSIDFALLNYIKPEKNSYSYILKGHSKAWTKTDVPSVSYADLPSGNYTFMVTGNNNDGTPSGKAASLKITVLPPFWATWWAYLIYLAFFSGLLFLIVRYLFVRALLKRTEDMQKMKLNFFTYVAHEIRTPLTLILGPLENLSNQYQTDTELNRQLIPIKNNANRLMRLITELMDFRKAETGHLTLHVAEDNIIEFINEIFISFSHLAQANGIQYDFIHEQENINLFFDKRQLEKVLFNLLSNAFKFCDKGGLISVSVLESDDDVTISISDNGVGIPAESLKGLFSDYFQVDEQQSQIGSGIGLALSKAIVEEHQGSITVESTPAENGSRGFTKFTVKLKKGKSHFKTALFDGIKDYPAHPDLYTQQAEEIITLINPEKEMDPATETILVVEDNREIRSLITSLVGSQYQVAESENGLLGWETAVETLPDLIICDIMMPVMDGIELCRRLKQDERTSHIPVIILTARSSHIHQVSGLETGADAYITKPFSPELLLLNVRNLLMSRQIMRQKFLKHIHLPPKDLTINAVDEAFMQKLLGYIDQHLADEDFGVSELASMIGMSKPVLYKKIRQLTNLSVNDFVKSIRLKKAMELFKQNRFTIYEVAYQVGFNDPKYFSREFKKQFGKGPREFMNGEE, encoded by the coding sequence ATGATGAAGCCGCGTTTTAGCGCAATAGGATTCTGCCTGATGCTTTTGATATGCACATCCCTTTATGCACAAAAGCCCATTGTATTTAATCACCTTACGATGGAGAATGGCTTGTCGCAGAATTCGGTGATGGCCATCGCACAGGATAAAAACCAGCTGATCTGGATGGGAACCCGGCATGGACTAAACCGCTACGATGGCTACCGTTTTAAAATTTACAATAGCAGCTCCGATAACCAGAACAGCATCTCGGATAATGTAATTACCACTCTATTAAGCGACAGTAAAGGACGGTTATGGGTAGGTACCGAAAATGGACTAAATCTCTATAATGAAAAAAGCGATCGTTTTATCAGGATCAACAAAAAAAGCTCTTCACAATCTTTCAGTTGCGATTCGGTAGAGTGTGTGTACGAAGACCCGCAAAAAAATATCTGGATAGGTACCTACAATGGCCTCAACCTGGTATTAAATGCAGAGAAACAGGTATTCAAAAAATTCCTTTTTGATAAGCCGGAGCGCAAAACAGGCGTTAATTACATTCTTTCTGTAATTAAAGATGATCAGCAGAATATTTGGGCAGGAACTGTTAACGGTTTAGTGCGCATTTACCTAGTAAAGGGCAAATACCATTTCGAAATCTTCAGGCACAAGGCCGGCGATTCCAACAGCATTAGTTCTAACGCGGTAAAAAGTATCGTCATCGATAAACAAAAGCGCCTTTGGCTGGGTACCTATAATGGTTTAAACCTATTCGATTACCAACATAAAACCTTTACCCGTTACCAAACCAGTGCTACAGATGCTAATTCAATTGTAAATAACGACATCCGTAAACTCACCTGTGATAAAAGAGGCAACATCTGGATCGGCACACAGGAAGGTTTGAGTATCCTCGATCCCAATACACGGAAATTCAGCAATTACCGTTACGATCCGGAACAGAGCAGCGGACTGAGTCAAAACTCCATCCACAGTATTTTACAGGATTTAAACGGTTCCATGTATGTAGGTACTTTTTATAAAGGCGTTAATGTGGTTTATCCCTCCGCCACGCCGTTTACGGTATACCGGAATTCTAAAAAACAACAGGGCCTGAGCAGTAATATTGTGAGTGCCATGGCCGAAGATCAATACCATAACCTTTGGATCGGAACGGAAGGTGGTGGCTTAAATTATGTAAACCGCAGCAAAAATACCTTTACCTATTACAGATCGGAGCCAAATAATAGCAACGGACTGAACTCTAATCTGATTAAAACATTATGCCTCGATAAAACGGGACAGTTATTGGTGGGTACACACCGTGGCGGTCTGTATGTTTTTAATCCATCTGCGCAAAATTTCAGAAAAATAATCAATGTTAAGGATGTAAAAAATTCGCCTGGCGGTGCCGAAGTCATCGCAATAACGGAAGATAGCAACGGAATGGTTTGGGTGGGCTCCAGAGATGGTTTATCTACCCTATATAAAACAAATGGTGTGTATGCCGGCACGACCGTTAAAAGCATTTTAGAGAAAAGCATACGGAATAAATATATCCAGGTGATTTTTGAGGATCAGGCCAAAAACCTCTGGATCGGCACCCGGGCAGGTTTATATGTATACAACCCTAGCTCAAAAAGAATTACAGCTTATTATCAGAATAAAGCCAATGCCAAAGGTCTGAAGTCAGAATATATCAATTGCATCATGCAGTTGAAAAATGGAAATATCGGTATCGGAACAGCTTTGGGTGGATTGAGCATCTTCGACAATAAAAGCAGAAAGTTCAAAAATTATAATGAAAAAGATGGACTGCCAAACAGCAATGTATTTGGAATAATCGAAGATGAGGAAAAGAATTTATGGATCAGCACAGATAAGGGCTTATCCAAACTGGTTACCAGTACAGGAAAATTCATCAACTACACCAAAAGCGATGGGCTTGCAGGAAACAATTTTAACATCAGTTCTTTTTTAAAAGATAGCCATTGTGAATTGTTCTTTGGGGGATACGATGGATTGACTGCGTTTTATCCGAAACAGATCGACATCAACAAAAATGTTGCCCCCATCACTTTTACCGGACTTAAACTGTTCAATCAACCTGTAGAAGTAAACAGTAGTGATGGAATATTAAGGGGAGCTATTCAAAACACACCACAAATTACCTTTAAACACGACCAGAACAATTTCAGCATTGACTTTGCACTGCTAAACTATATCAAACCCGAAAAAAACAGCTACAGTTACATCCTTAAAGGCCACAGTAAAGCCTGGACAAAAACTGATGTCCCGAGTGTAAGTTACGCGGATCTCCCTTCAGGCAATTACACCTTTATGGTTACGGGCAATAATAACGATGGAACCCCAAGTGGTAAAGCCGCATCACTCAAAATTACAGTACTACCGCCCTTTTGGGCAACCTGGTGGGCTTACCTCATTTACCTGGCCTTTTTTTCCGGGTTATTGTTCCTGATTGTGCGTTATCTTTTTGTACGTGCATTATTAAAACGTACTGAAGATATGCAGAAAATGAAACTTAATTTCTTCACTTATGTAGCGCATGAGATCAGAACCCCGCTTACCCTGATTCTTGGCCCATTAGAAAATCTTTCCAATCAATACCAAACCGATACTGAGCTAAACAGGCAGCTAATTCCCATAAAAAACAACGCCAACAGGTTAATGCGTTTGATTACGGAACTGATGGACTTTAGAAAAGCCGAAACCGGACACCTTACGCTGCATGTTGCCGAAGATAATATCATCGAATTTATCAATGAGATTTTTATCTCCTTTTCTCATTTAGCGCAGGCTAATGGCATTCAGTATGATTTTATACATGAACAGGAAAATATCAACCTGTTTTTTGATAAACGACAGCTCGAAAAAGTATTATTCAACCTGTTATCCAATGCTTTTAAATTCTGTGATAAAGGCGGCCTGATTTCAGTTTCTGTTCTCGAATCGGATGATGATGTAACCATCAGCATTTCGGATAATGGTGTGGGTATACCTGCCGAAAGCCTTAAAGGTTTGTTTAGCGATTATTTCCAGGTAGATGAACAGCAGAGTCAAATTGGGTCGGGTATCGGGCTTGCCTTATCAAAAGCGATTGTAGAAGAGCATCAGGGAAGTATTACGGTAGAAAGTACACCTGCCGAAAATGGCTCAAGGGGTTTCACCAAATTTACCGTAAAGTTAAAAAAGGGGAAATCGCATTTCAAAACAGCACTTTTTGATGGTATAAAAGATTATCCTGCCCATCCTGATCTTTACACACAACAGGCGGAAGAAATAATTACGCTGATAAATCCTGAAAAAGAAATGGATCCGGCTACTGAAACCATTTTGGTGGTGGAAGATAACAGGGAGATCAGGTCGCTGATTACCTCATTGGTGGGCAGCCAATATCAGGTAGCCGAAAGCGAAAACGGTTTACTGGGCTGGGAAACGGCTGTTGAAACCCTGCCCGACCTAATCATTTGTGATATTATGATGCCGGTAATGGATGGTATTGAACTTTGCCGCCGCCTTAAACAGGACGAGCGCACCAGTCATATCCCGGTGATTATTCTTACCGCCCGTTCTTCGCACATCCACCAGGTGAGCGGTTTAGAAACCGGTGCCGATGCTTATATCACTAAACCTTTTAGTCCGGAGCTGCTTTTACTCAACGTACGCAATTTACTGATGTCGCGGCAGATAATGCGCCAAAAGTTTCTGAAACATATCCACCTGCCTCCTAAAGACCTTACCATTAATGCCGTTGATGAAGCTTTTATGCAAAAACTACTGGGCTATATCGATCAGCACCTTGCCGATGAAGATTTTGGGGTATCTGAGCTGGCTTCGATGATTGGCATGAGCAAACCAGTGTTGTACAAAAAAATCAGGCAGCTCACCAACCTTTCGGTAAATGATTTTGTAAAATCGATCCGCTTAAAAAAAGCGATGGAACTGTTTAAACAAAACAGGTTTACGATTTATGAAGTGGCTTATCAGGTGGGCTTTAACGATCCGAAATACTTTAGCAGGGAGTTTAAAAAGCAGTTTGGGAAAGGACCAAGGGAATTTATGAATGGGGAAGAGTAG
- a CDS encoding SusC/RagA family TonB-linked outer membrane protein — protein sequence MKRKITNIRLKWMIGLLNLLPVFAFAQQKPVTNTAVMTDSSLIRKFDPKSFLESKVDKWNGTTKKVNLIAGAATIYGDDINSTPVSDVTNTVAGRLTGLYTLQSSARTGFDVTQLVLRGQSPLIVIDGVPRSFTNFNPDDVESITVLKDALSTSMYGMRSSGGVIYITTKKQSKNNPFEINFGAEYGALQNLFTPKFITGGDYARIYNEAQLNTTPGSTPVYSDAVISAYDNNTNNPFLQPNNNWYDLVYKKNSAQKRYHLGVAGNSEAFKYYASLEHFASDGNFVTDDNNVYNTNNFYKRYNIRTNAEINFNEDISLQLNIFGSVENNNQPGGYALSIMSQVYSTSPLAYAVKNPDGTYGGTASLTNNILANTINSGYVMTTNRTLNSDVALKYKLDDITKGLWAKAGLSIANYYSEATLKTKTFAIYYPTISGGAISYTKSGTDSKVLLGGGSSEVTDQLKQTYYNFMLGYSRDFGSHQLDLLGAYNGDNSLSSGLLSNGQLNNILKTAGLSAKYSYNDKYFAETAISYSSFNKYADSQKWVFLPSVGLGWVASKEEWFNPSTVNFLKFRATYGLTAKANLSDYFSYLQRYSISGSGYVFGTGQTTVGTAVQGSLATTNVGAAKAKKLEVGADAAFLNNKLNAGLTYYNNKYYDLLISRPYASTIIGADYPDQNLGENRFSGIEGTVDFMGRSGDFGYKIGVNVSLQKNKILYAGEPDYPYSWMYTAGQASGTFGYQSIGFYKTGENAGNTPTLLGYTPVAGDIKYQDLNGDGVISSLDQKKITSDKALVYGGLNLAFNYKGFDFSALVQGVFNREVLLNTAYMLALNNNTGYVLDYTTQNRWTPSNQESATLPRLTLGTNLNNNVSSTFWLRNGNYLRLKNVELGYSLPAHLVSRLKIKKLRFFVNGYNMLTTSKLDFDPESLVNSFPNQRVINGGISLTL from the coding sequence ATGAAGAGAAAAATTACAAATATTAGGCTGAAATGGATGATAGGCTTGTTAAACCTATTGCCTGTTTTTGCTTTTGCACAGCAAAAACCGGTAACCAATACTGCCGTAATGACGGATAGCTCGCTGATCAGGAAATTTGATCCAAAAAGCTTCCTTGAAAGTAAAGTTGATAAATGGAATGGAACAACTAAAAAAGTCAACCTGATAGCAGGTGCTGCTACGATATATGGTGATGACATCAATTCTACTCCGGTATCTGATGTAACGAATACGGTAGCTGGCCGTTTAACCGGTTTGTATACACTGCAATCGTCGGCACGTACTGGTTTTGATGTAACGCAATTGGTGCTCCGCGGGCAATCGCCACTTATCGTAATTGATGGGGTACCCAGATCGTTTACCAATTTCAATCCTGATGATGTAGAAAGTATTACGGTATTGAAAGATGCTTTGTCAACTTCGATGTATGGCATGCGCTCATCAGGCGGTGTAATTTACATTACTACAAAAAAGCAATCAAAAAACAATCCTTTCGAAATTAATTTTGGAGCAGAGTACGGCGCTCTTCAAAACCTCTTTACACCCAAATTTATTACTGGTGGCGATTATGCCCGTATTTATAACGAAGCGCAGTTAAACACAACCCCTGGCAGTACGCCAGTATACAGCGATGCAGTAATCAGTGCTTATGATAACAACACCAATAATCCGTTTTTGCAGCCTAATAACAATTGGTACGATCTTGTTTATAAAAAGAACAGTGCTCAAAAACGTTATCACTTGGGTGTTGCTGGTAATTCAGAAGCTTTTAAATATTATGCCAGTTTAGAGCATTTTGCATCTGATGGTAATTTTGTAACCGATGATAACAATGTTTATAATACCAATAACTTTTATAAACGTTATAATATCCGTACCAATGCAGAAATTAACTTTAATGAAGATATTTCCTTACAGTTAAACATCTTCGGTTCAGTAGAAAACAACAACCAGCCTGGCGGTTACGCCTTGTCCATTATGAGCCAGGTTTATTCAACATCGCCATTGGCCTATGCCGTTAAAAATCCAGATGGTACTTATGGCGGCACCGCTTCTTTAACCAATAATATTTTGGCAAACACGATCAACTCAGGTTACGTGATGACCACCAACCGTACCTTAAATTCTGATGTAGCGCTAAAATATAAATTAGACGATATAACCAAAGGTTTATGGGCAAAAGCAGGTTTATCGATAGCAAACTATTACAGCGAAGCTACTTTAAAAACAAAAACATTCGCCATTTACTACCCAACCATAAGTGGTGGAGCAATCAGTTATACCAAATCGGGCACGGATAGCAAAGTGCTTTTAGGTGGTGGCAGTTCGGAGGTAACCGACCAGTTAAAGCAGACCTATTACAATTTTATGTTAGGCTATTCGAGGGATTTTGGAAGCCATCAACTGGATTTATTGGGGGCTTATAACGGAGATAACAGTTTATCCAGCGGTCTGCTAAGCAACGGTCAGTTAAACAATATCCTCAAAACTGCAGGTTTGTCTGCTAAGTACAGTTACAATGATAAATATTTTGCTGAGACTGCTATTTCATATAGCAGTTTTAACAAATATGCTGATTCGCAAAAATGGGTATTTCTTCCATCAGTAGGTTTAGGCTGGGTAGCTTCAAAAGAAGAATGGTTTAATCCTTCAACAGTTAACTTTCTGAAATTTAGGGCTACTTATGGTTTAACAGCTAAAGCTAACCTTTCTGATTATTTCTCTTACCTCCAGCGGTATTCGATCAGCGGTTCAGGTTATGTTTTTGGCACAGGGCAAACTACAGTGGGTACAGCAGTTCAGGGTAGCCTGGCCACCACAAACGTAGGCGCCGCAAAGGCCAAAAAGCTCGAAGTTGGTGCTGATGCAGCATTTCTAAACAATAAACTAAATGCAGGCCTAACTTATTATAACAATAAATATTACGACTTGTTAATTTCCAGGCCGTATGCAAGTACCATTATAGGTGCCGATTATCCAGATCAGAATCTTGGCGAAAACAGGTTTTCAGGTATAGAAGGTACAGTTGATTTTATGGGCAGATCAGGCGATTTTGGCTACAAAATAGGGGTAAACGTTAGTTTGCAAAAAAATAAAATTTTATATGCTGGTGAGCCGGATTATCCATATAGCTGGATGTACACCGCCGGCCAGGCTTCTGGTACCTTCGGTTACCAGTCTATAGGTTTTTACAAAACAGGAGAAAATGCGGGCAATACACCAACACTATTGGGCTATACACCTGTTGCCGGTGATATTAAATACCAGGATCTAAATGGTGATGGTGTAATTTCATCACTCGATCAAAAGAAAATTACCAGCGATAAAGCGCTTGTTTACGGAGGCCTAAACCTGGCTTTCAACTACAAAGGATTTGATTTTTCGGCCCTGGTACAAGGCGTTTTTAACAGAGAAGTATTGCTGAATACAGCTTATATGCTGGCCCTGAACAACAACACCGGTTATGTTTTGGATTATACTACCCAAAACAGGTGGACCCCAAGCAATCAGGAAAGTGCCACATTGCCTCGCTTAACATTGGGAACCAATTTAAATAACAATGTTTCCTCTACTTTCTGGTTAAGAAACGGCAATTACCTCCGGTTGAAAAATGTGGAGTTGGGTTACTCACTTCCAGCACATCTGGTAAGCAGGTTAAAAATAAAAAAACTTAGGTTTTTTGTAAACGGCTACAACATGCTTACCACTTCAAAACTCGATTTCGATCCCGAATCATTGGTGAACAGTTTCCCTAATCAAAGGGTAATCAACGGTGGTATATCATTAACCTTATAG
- a CDS encoding CHRD domain-containing protein has product MNLFTLKRHCLMPALALLFFSACKKKEVVSDIYTIRQWKSDLSVNNVVPAITGRTDHAVAVCYLMTDNKLYYYLYFDTPLNNGDTPTKAIIYSGVAGANGAVLIDLNNGAFNTAREVKGFVELSAQTIADLNSKTLYLQIASSQQATGLVRGTLTSY; this is encoded by the coding sequence ATGAACCTATTTACACTAAAAAGGCATTGCCTGATGCCTGCACTTGCGCTGCTGTTTTTTAGCGCCTGTAAGAAAAAAGAAGTGGTATCAGATATCTATACCATCCGACAATGGAAATCAGATTTATCAGTAAACAATGTTGTACCGGCAATTACGGGTAGAACAGACCATGCGGTAGCGGTATGTTATTTAATGACCGATAACAAACTTTATTATTACCTCTATTTTGATACACCGCTCAATAATGGCGATACGCCAACCAAGGCAATTATTTACAGTGGGGTTGCCGGAGCCAATGGTGCTGTTTTAATTGATTTGAATAATGGAGCCTTTAATACCGCCAGGGAAGTAAAAGGTTTTGTTGAGTTATCGGCACAAACCATAGCCGATTTAAATTCTAAAACACTTTACCTGCAGATTGCCTCCAGTCAGCAAGCTACAGGTTTGGTAAGGGGAACATTAACATCATATTAA
- a CDS encoding alpha-galactosidase: MNRSHQTTGYFRQGALAMAISLFAMANSKAQTIIPIETAHNALVLQADAKKDVNTIFFGKKLANKQEYAQVNSQYKQTEDYTGQLNSAYTPSGTRNLVEPAISVTHADGNNSLDLKYVDHSVTAIDDNVSLLKIRLKDPVYNFEVTLFYKSFYKQDVIEQWTEIKHNEKGTVVLNKYASANLHLKSPHFWLNQYHGDWAKEMQPEQSEITHGIKTLDSKLGTRANLFQPSVFMISMDKPAEENEGNVLYGALEWSGNFKVDLELDYQDNLRIIAGMNNYASPYSLKPGEVFTTPAFLYTFSDQGKGDASRKLQNWARNYKILDGKGSRLTLLNNWEATYFDFNEQKLADLLKDTKKLGVDFFLLDDGWFGNKYPRNNDRAGLGDWQENKKKLPNGIASLVKEADNVGTRFGIWIEPEMVSPKSELYEKHPDWVVKQPNRPEYYFRNQLELDLSNPKVQDFVFGVVDDLFTKNPKLAYIKWDCNAVIYNAYSAHLKNQSHFYIDYVRGLYSVLKRIRAKYPTVPMMLCSGGGGRVDYAALQYFTEFWPSDNTDPLERIFMQWEYSYFYPAISSSNHVTDWGKQSIKFRTDVAMMGKLGFDIVVSKLPEKELQFCQEAIKNYNEVKGIIWQGEQYRLADPRAGSVASMLYVNEQKTEGVIFNYLVNYRYGEGSKYPIKLNGLDAAKKYQIKEINLFPGTKSSIDGSKIYTGDFLMKVGFNPVLTTDRTSVVLKFEEVK; this comes from the coding sequence ATGAACAGATCACATCAAACTACAGGTTACTTCAGGCAGGGCGCATTGGCAATGGCCATTTCTCTTTTTGCCATGGCGAACAGCAAGGCTCAAACCATTATACCCATCGAAACCGCACATAATGCACTGGTTTTGCAAGCCGATGCGAAAAAAGATGTAAATACCATATTTTTTGGAAAAAAACTCGCCAATAAACAGGAATATGCACAGGTTAACAGTCAGTACAAACAAACAGAAGACTATACCGGGCAGTTAAATTCGGCTTATACGCCATCTGGAACAAGAAATCTCGTTGAACCAGCCATTAGTGTTACCCATGCCGATGGTAATAATTCGCTAGATCTGAAATATGTTGATCATAGCGTTACCGCAATTGATGATAATGTAAGTTTGTTAAAAATCAGGCTAAAAGACCCGGTTTATAATTTCGAAGTAACGCTGTTTTATAAATCTTTTTACAAACAGGATGTAATAGAGCAGTGGACGGAAATTAAACACAACGAAAAAGGTACCGTGGTATTGAATAAATATGCTTCTGCCAACCTGCATTTAAAATCGCCACATTTTTGGCTTAACCAGTACCATGGCGATTGGGCTAAAGAAATGCAGCCCGAACAGAGTGAAATTACCCACGGCATTAAAACTTTGGATAGTAAATTGGGTACCAGGGCCAACCTTTTCCAGCCCTCAGTTTTTATGATTTCGATGGATAAACCTGCTGAGGAAAATGAAGGTAACGTTTTATATGGCGCTTTGGAGTGGAGCGGTAATTTCAAGGTCGATCTGGAACTCGATTATCAGGATAACTTGAGAATTATTGCCGGAATGAATAATTATGCTTCGCCATATAGCTTAAAACCGGGTGAAGTTTTTACAACGCCAGCGTTTTTATATACTTTTTCTGATCAGGGAAAAGGCGATGCAAGCAGAAAATTGCAGAACTGGGCACGTAATTATAAAATATTGGATGGTAAGGGTAGTAGATTGACCCTTTTGAATAATTGGGAGGCCACTTATTTCGACTTTAATGAACAAAAACTGGCCGATTTATTAAAAGATACCAAAAAATTGGGTGTCGATTTCTTTTTGTTGGATGATGGTTGGTTTGGAAACAAATATCCACGGAATAATGACCGTGCCGGACTGGGTGATTGGCAGGAAAACAAAAAGAAGCTGCCAAATGGCATTGCCTCATTGGTAAAAGAGGCCGACAATGTTGGAACCAGGTTCGGGATCTGGATTGAGCCTGAAATGGTGAGCCCTAAAAGTGAATTGTACGAAAAACATCCTGATTGGGTAGTGAAACAGCCGAACCGTCCGGAATATTATTTCAGGAACCAATTGGAACTTGACCTTTCGAACCCAAAAGTGCAGGATTTTGTTTTTGGAGTGGTTGACGATCTGTTTACCAAAAACCCTAAACTGGCCTACATTAAGTGGGACTGTAATGCGGTAATTTATAATGCTTATTCTGCGCATTTAAAAAATCAGTCGCACTTTTATATTGATTATGTAAGGGGTTTGTATAGCGTTTTAAAGCGTATCCGTGCCAAATACCCAACCGTACCGATGATGTTGTGCTCAGGCGGAGGCGGCAGGGTAGATTATGCAGCCTTACAATATTTTACAGAGTTTTGGCCCAGTGATAATACCGATCCTTTGGAACGGATTTTTATGCAATGGGAATACTCTTATTTTTATCCGGCCATCAGCAGTTCTAACCATGTAACCGATTGGGGCAAACAATCCATTAAGTTCCGTACGGATGTAGCCATGATGGGTAAATTAGGTTTCGATATTGTGGTGAGTAAACTGCCTGAAAAGGAACTTCAGTTTTGTCAGGAAGCCATTAAAAACTATAATGAAGTGAAAGGAATTATCTGGCAGGGCGAACAATACCGTTTGGCCGATCCACGTGCAGGCAGCGTAGCTTCGATGTTATATGTAAACGAGCAGAAAACGGAAGGTGTAATCTTTAACTACCTGGTAAACTACCGTTATGGAGAGGGCAGTAAATATCCAATTAAACTAAACGGATTGGATGCGGCGAAAAAATATCAAATCAAAGAGATTAACCTTTTTCCGGGGACAAAATCGTCAATTGATGGCAGCAAAATTTACACAGGAGATTTTTTAATGAAGGTTGGTTTTAACCCTGTTTTAACTACCGATAGAACGAGTGTGGTGCTGAAGTTTGAGGAGGTGAAGTAA